AACGGATATTTACTCAATAACCAATTAACCGACTTTGCGCTTTCTCCAAAAGTAGGGGATAAATGGGTTGCAAACAGGGTAGAAGCAAACAAACGTCCAAGAAGCTCTATGGCACCCGTAATGGTGTTCAATAAAGATGGGTCGCTTAAATTAATAGTCGGTTCGCCTGGTGGCAGCCGTATTATTAACTATGTTGCTCAAACCTTAGTTGGTGTTTTGGACTGGGGATTATCTGTGCAGGCAGCAATTGATTTACCAAAAATCACCAATCGCAATAAGTACACAACGCTTGAAAAAGGCACTGAGCTGACAAAACAAGTACCTTACTTTGAGAAAAAAGGCCATAAAGTACAGATCCGTGACTTAAACTCAGGACTACATGCCATTGAGGTTCGTGGAACACATTTAATTGGTGGCGCAGATCCAAGAAGAGAAGGTGTTGCTCTCGGTGAAAGCAGCGAATAAGCCGTGGTTTCTTAAGTGCTTTTAGGCTATAATTTCGCGTTCCAGAAAAATTGTGTTTAACGTGCTCTGGAGCGCGTTAATAATGGTCTGATGAGCACTAAATTCATTGTAATTTAATCCTTTTCGACAATAATGAACCCTTAGACTAAAAAATTAGTGTCAAGCTTGTAAATATGACTAAACAAACCGATCCAAATTATCTCTACATTCCCTATTCAGGTCCTACATTATTAGAAACGCCACTGCTTAACAAAGGGAGTGCATTCTCTCAACGCGAGCGTGAAAATTTCAACTTAGCAGGACTACTTCCTCCTCGTTATGAAACAATTGAAGAGCAAGTTGAGCGTTGTTATCAGCAATATTCAAGCTTTAGCGACAACCTAAATAAGCACATCTACTTGCGTGCGATTCAGGACAACAACGAAACGCTGTATTACCGTTTAGTACGCGATCATTTGGAAGAAATGATGCCAATCATCTACACCCCAACAGTAGGTGATGCATGTGAGAAGTTTTCTGATATCTATCGTAGTTCTCGTGGTTTGTTTATTTCATATGAAGACCGTTATCAAATCGACGATATTTTACGAAATGCCACTAAAGGCAAAGTAAAAGTTATCGTGGTTACAGATGGTGAACGTATTTTAGGCCTTGGTGACCAAGGTATTGGTGGTATGGGGATTCCTATCGGTAAGCTGGCACTTTACACCGTATGTGGTGGGATCAGCCCAGCTTACACGCTGCCTGTTATGCTTGACGTTGGGACAAACAACGAAAAGCTACTCAATGACCCAATGTACATGGGCGCAAGACACCCGCGTATCGGCCAAGCTGAATATGACGAATTCCTGGATCTATTCATTAAAGCGGTTAAACGCCGTTGGCCTAATGTGCTGTTACAGTTTGAAGATTTCGCACAACCTAACGCAATGCCGTTATTGAAACGTTACCGCGATGAAATCTGTAGCTTTAACGATGATATCCAAGGCACCGCTGCGGTTACTGTAGGTTCGCTATTAGCCGCTTGCCGCGTGAAAGGAGCGAAACTCTCGGAACAAAAAGTAGTTTTTGTTGGCGCAGGCTCTGCTGGCTGTGGTATTGCTGAGCAAATTATTAGCCAAATGATTTCAGAAGGGGTAACCGACGAGCAAGCGAGAAGCCAAGTATTTATGGTGGACCGTTTTGGCCTTCTGACAGAAGGCATGGAAGGGCTAAGAGATTTCCAAGAAGCGCTAGTTCAACAACAAGCAAACCTTGCGGATTGGACATACAGTGGTGAATTTGCATCTTTATTAGATGTAATGCACTGTGCAAAACCAGACATCTTAATTGGTGTATCAGGTCAAGCGGGCCTATTCACAGAGCAAGTGATCCGTGCGATGCATGCAGGGTGCGAGCAGCCGATTATTTTCCCACTAAGTAATCCGTCACGCCAAGTTGAAGCGCATCCAAAAGATGTGATTGAGTGGACTGATGGTCAAGCAATTGTAGCTACTGGAAGCCCATTTGAGCCTGTAGTGTATGGTGAGCAGACAATCATCATACCGCAATGTAATAACAGTTATATCTTCCCAGGGATCGGCCTCGGTGTACTTGCAGCTAAAGCGAACCGTATTACAGATAGCATGTTGATGGTATCTAGCGAAATGCTTGCTGAATCATCACCACGTGCTAATACCGGCAAAGGTAGCCTACTACCAGCACTAACTGAAATTGAGCCGTTGAGTAAGCGTATTGCTTTTGCAGTTGCTAAAAAAGCAATGGAAGAGGGCGTTGCACTTGAAATGGAAGACGATGCAATTTGGGCCGCGATAGAGAAAAACTATTGGCTCCCTAAGTATAGAAATTACAAACGCTGTAGCGTCTAATTGCTTTTACTTAACTAAAACAAAAATCGCCGCCAACTCATATTGGCGGTGATTTTGTTTATCAATCACGCACAAAATTTGGGAGTACCACATATAACCTCTCAAAGTGATAATCGCTCATTTTGTTAAAGTTTGTTACCTTGAAATCCAATTCAGTAGTTGTTAATTGAAATATGCTTGAATATGCAGGTATCACTTTT
This genomic interval from Pseudoalteromonas galatheae contains the following:
- a CDS encoding NAD-dependent malic enzyme, encoding MTKQTDPNYLYIPYSGPTLLETPLLNKGSAFSQRERENFNLAGLLPPRYETIEEQVERCYQQYSSFSDNLNKHIYLRAIQDNNETLYYRLVRDHLEEMMPIIYTPTVGDACEKFSDIYRSSRGLFISYEDRYQIDDILRNATKGKVKVIVVTDGERILGLGDQGIGGMGIPIGKLALYTVCGGISPAYTLPVMLDVGTNNEKLLNDPMYMGARHPRIGQAEYDEFLDLFIKAVKRRWPNVLLQFEDFAQPNAMPLLKRYRDEICSFNDDIQGTAAVTVGSLLAACRVKGAKLSEQKVVFVGAGSAGCGIAEQIISQMISEGVTDEQARSQVFMVDRFGLLTEGMEGLRDFQEALVQQQANLADWTYSGEFASLLDVMHCAKPDILIGVSGQAGLFTEQVIRAMHAGCEQPIIFPLSNPSRQVEAHPKDVIEWTDGQAIVATGSPFEPVVYGEQTIIIPQCNNSYIFPGIGLGVLAAKANRITDSMLMVSSEMLAESSPRANTGKGSLLPALTEIEPLSKRIAFAVAKKAMEEGVALEMEDDAIWAAIEKNYWLPKYRNYKRCSV